From Gemmatimonadaceae bacterium, the proteins below share one genomic window:
- a CDS encoding PAS domain-containing protein, with product MRIPLFVSASGILVVVALGFAVGLRVLAGTFERRYVRAWYRAWLGLAVYAATAGLALLAVNVPALTPLRELFSATSLIAAAVHLHALAEGTWDLAVPGEKLPRWQSLLLGVAFGIALLLVLLPDGALGLSSMQMYLARIVLVAIAWAVAYAAAGVLILRRLAPQAGISRATLAISLLSYGALRLIEPAMHFVGPSPILAQVLSFGGLPLLVGLGAGTLMVLLEVEHERAIHAIEASATAERSASEAEALLATALAGSADPVFVVAPDGKLLTFNARFREIVVAVLGVEPQAGTPLDTLFGGNAPGFWHEAFSRALCGEAQHRIEPLVLRPSDAPRMFAIRVTPVLRDGAAVAALVVAHDATEEERLRSVLARRDRWFRSLIENASDILLEISPDLSIDYASPAVERILARSAELLPGTSLLSIVHTEDAERVRVALARFFAEDPDAPATVPFRTQHADGSYVQLEASARPFQEPDGTPHLILTARDVSERHRLEAALMAARRLESIGRLAGGVAHDFNNLLTAMLGNVAVLKAGEDGPEAQAGHVEELARAVSRGSELTKRLLAFARQRNVEPRPTSLDAFFRDLAPLLRRLLGNERTFVLESDPATWPVLVDAGAFEQAIVNLVTNARDATADGDRVRITVENLALTAGPAAALRMDVGDWVRIDVADSGAGMDETVLDHVFEPFFTTKERSGGTGLGLATTYGSVAQAGGHIRVRSTVGAGSSFSIYLPRSRELPVRARTPEATQLDRGAEGEVVLLIDDDRAVRDVTAKLLRRIGYTVLVAEDGREGLAQASVRDQRIDVVVSDVVMPGLGGLEAVALIREQRPGLPAVFISGYNAEAARWQERESAPGPLVAKPFAIGELATRIREELDRPREVTARDLVANNVAGPAGQAAS from the coding sequence ATGCGGATCCCGTTGTTCGTGTCGGCCTCCGGCATCCTTGTCGTCGTGGCGCTCGGCTTTGCCGTGGGCCTGCGTGTGTTGGCCGGCACCTTCGAGCGCCGTTATGTACGCGCGTGGTACCGGGCATGGCTCGGGCTCGCAGTCTACGCCGCAACGGCAGGCCTCGCCTTGCTGGCGGTGAACGTTCCGGCGCTGACGCCGTTGCGCGAGCTGTTCTCCGCCACCTCGCTCATCGCCGCCGCGGTGCATCTACACGCATTGGCGGAGGGCACCTGGGACCTGGCGGTTCCCGGAGAGAAGCTCCCGCGCTGGCAGTCGCTGCTCCTCGGCGTCGCGTTCGGCATTGCCCTGCTGCTCGTGCTGCTTCCGGACGGCGCCCTCGGCCTTTCGTCGATGCAGATGTACCTCGCGCGCATCGTGCTGGTTGCGATCGCCTGGGCGGTGGCGTATGCGGCGGCGGGGGTGCTCATTCTGCGACGGCTGGCGCCGCAGGCCGGGATCAGCCGCGCCACCTTGGCCATCTCGCTCCTCTCCTACGGCGCACTGCGGCTCATCGAGCCGGCGATGCATTTCGTCGGGCCGTCCCCGATCCTGGCGCAGGTGCTCAGCTTCGGCGGGCTGCCGCTGCTCGTCGGCCTTGGTGCCGGCACGCTGATGGTGCTCTTGGAGGTCGAACACGAGCGGGCCATCCACGCCATCGAGGCATCGGCCACGGCGGAGCGCAGTGCGTCCGAGGCGGAGGCCCTGTTGGCCACCGCCCTGGCTGGCAGCGCCGACCCCGTGTTCGTGGTCGCACCGGACGGCAAGCTCCTGACGTTCAACGCGCGTTTCCGTGAGATCGTGGTTGCCGTGCTCGGCGTGGAGCCGCAGGCGGGGACACCCCTAGACACGCTGTTTGGCGGCAACGCGCCGGGCTTTTGGCACGAGGCCTTTTCGCGCGCGCTCTGCGGCGAGGCGCAGCACCGAATCGAACCGTTGGTGCTGCGGCCGTCGGATGCGCCCCGGATGTTCGCCATCCGCGTGACGCCGGTGCTGCGTGACGGCGCCGCGGTCGCCGCCTTGGTCGTCGCCCACGATGCGACGGAGGAGGAGCGGCTGCGGTCCGTGCTCGCGCGGCGCGACCGGTGGTTCCGCTCGCTGATCGAGAACGCCAGCGACATTCTGCTCGAGATCTCGCCCGACCTCTCGATCGACTACGCCTCGCCGGCGGTCGAGCGGATTCTGGCGCGGAGCGCCGAGCTGTTGCCGGGCACCAGCCTGCTGTCCATCGTCCACACCGAGGACGCCGAGCGCGTGCGCGTTGCCTTGGCACGCTTCTTTGCGGAGGATCCGGACGCGCCGGCCACGGTCCCGTTCCGGACGCAGCACGCGGACGGCAGTTACGTACAGCTCGAGGCCTCGGCGCGACCTTTCCAGGAGCCAGACGGCACGCCGCACCTGATCCTCACGGCGCGCGACGTGAGCGAGCGGCATCGCCTCGAGGCCGCCCTGATGGCCGCGCGACGGCTGGAGAGTATCGGCCGGCTGGCGGGCGGCGTGGCCCACGACTTCAACAACTTGCTCACGGCGATGCTGGGGAACGTCGCCGTGCTCAAGGCAGGCGAGGATGGACCGGAGGCGCAGGCGGGCCACGTCGAGGAGTTGGCGCGCGCCGTGTCGCGCGGGTCCGAGCTCACCAAGCGCCTGCTGGCCTTTGCGCGGCAGCGCAACGTCGAGCCGCGACCGACCTCGCTCGACGCCTTCTTCCGCGACCTCGCGCCGCTGCTGCGTCGGCTGCTCGGCAACGAGCGAACGTTCGTGCTCGAGAGCGATCCGGCGACGTGGCCCGTGCTCGTGGACGCCGGAGCGTTCGAACAGGCCATCGTGAACCTCGTCACGAACGCGCGCGATGCAACGGCCGACGGGGACCGCGTGCGCATCACGGTGGAGAACCTCGCGCTCACGGCTGGGCCGGCGGCGGCGCTCCGTATGGATGTTGGCGATTGGGTGCGCATCGACGTCGCGGACAGTGGCGCCGGCATGGACGAAACCGTGCTCGATCATGTCTTCGAGCCCTTCTTCACCACCAAGGAGCGGAGCGGCGGCACGGGCCTCGGGCTCGCCACGACGTATGGCAGTGTCGCGCAGGCCGGCGGCCACATCCGCGTGCGCTCGACAGTCGGGGCTGGGAGCAGCTTCTCGATCTACCTGCCGCGCTCGCGCGAGCTGCCGGTGCGGGCCCGCACGCCGGAGGCGACGCAGTTGGATCGGGGCGCGGAGGGTGAGGTGGTGCTGCTGATCGACGATGATCGCGCGGTGCGCGATGTCACGGCCAAGCTGCTCCGGCGCATCGGCTACACGGTACTCGTGGCGGAGGACGGGCGCGAGGGACTGGCCCAGGCATCCGTGCGCGACCAGCGGATCGACGTGGTCGTGAGTGATGTGGTGATGCCTGGCCTCGGCGGGCTGGAAGCCGTCGCGCTGATTCGTGAGCAACGGCCGGGACTGCCTGCCGTATTCATCTCCGGCTACAACGCCGAGGCCGCGCGGTGGCAGGAGCGCGAGTCCGCGCCGGGGCCGCTCGTAGCAAAGCCGTTCGCCATCGGCGAACTTGCCACGCGGATCCGAGAGGAGTTAGACCGCCCTCGCGAAGTGACCGCGCGTGATCTCGTTGCCAACAACGTCGCGGGGCCGGCGGGACAGGCGGCCTCCTGA
- a CDS encoding U32 family peptidase translates to MTRVPIPELLAPAGSLDAVRAAVANGANAVYLGASKFNARDEGAQLTLDELEQACLIAHERGARVYLTFNILVKPAEMAEAMEYLGDCIDRGIDAAIVQDLGLIRMIQRVYPGFEIHGSTQLTVHDASGARVMERLGVDRVVLARENTIEDVRAIRAAVPTLGLETFVHGALCISYSGQCFMSGMISERSANRGSCAQSCRKDYVLRDADSGEELDRGYLISAKDLGAWEHLPEIAAAGVGCLKIEGRKKKPEFVATVTKGYREFLSRVERGTFAAPSFEEVQPLVQIFSRGFTGGMYGGRAGRDYITRTQPDNRGLELGVVVGFEKGEVIVEVRAPIAERDGLGFEPPAGGHLESTGFQAGPVRTLAQRDGLWRQAIKARRPVPVGWTVVRNAQVALLEEARESFAQVGQGARRRRSGLSVRCFGAAGGPLKAIFTAGGDAVELRSEMALAPASKRALDAAQLREQFGRLGESSFVLGDCDVSGLAAGLFLPVSELNRMRQAAVEELEQRRGWAREADLAARRERIAEAAVTLLRDAIPSARLPVAAPSPEAAPFPEAAASPEVAPHRETAPLLIAEVWRIADADAALAAGADEIVFDPFLRHPFPPVSQVQALVARTAAAGKRFRLRLPSVVRPEERKRLDKWLALGTPVLSGHLGLLAELATTGRDVRGDYATNVFNAQTAAAQFGLGASGLTLSVELTTEEIAQVVAPWQGAGFEVFLFGRPEGMTLEHCVLSAAFDRTPTHCRDLCTKQHTDTRLTDPAGYVFPVATDYACRNRLLHSRPVEGSEFLPRLLAAGVRRFRLVFNLPGDDVAATVAAYRVALDAAASGGRLSRRPRDVVGNEITRGHFARAV, encoded by the coding sequence GTGACCCGCGTCCCGATTCCCGAACTGCTGGCGCCCGCCGGCTCGCTCGATGCCGTGCGCGCCGCCGTGGCCAACGGCGCGAATGCCGTCTACCTCGGGGCCTCCAAGTTCAATGCGCGCGATGAAGGCGCCCAGCTCACGCTCGATGAACTGGAGCAGGCTTGCCTGATAGCGCACGAACGCGGCGCGCGCGTCTACCTGACCTTCAACATCCTGGTCAAGCCGGCCGAGATGGCAGAAGCGATGGAGTATCTCGGCGATTGCATCGATCGTGGCATCGACGCCGCCATCGTGCAGGACCTCGGACTGATCCGGATGATCCAGCGCGTGTATCCCGGCTTCGAGATCCACGGGTCCACGCAACTCACCGTGCACGATGCCTCCGGCGCCCGCGTGATGGAGCGCCTCGGCGTGGACCGCGTGGTGCTCGCCCGCGAGAACACGATCGAGGACGTGCGCGCCATCCGGGCGGCCGTGCCGACCTTGGGTCTCGAGACCTTCGTGCACGGGGCGCTCTGCATCTCCTACAGTGGCCAGTGCTTCATGTCGGGGATGATCTCCGAGCGCAGCGCCAACCGCGGCTCCTGTGCGCAGTCCTGTCGCAAGGACTACGTGCTCCGCGATGCCGATAGCGGTGAGGAACTGGACCGCGGGTATCTCATCTCCGCCAAGGACCTCGGCGCCTGGGAACACCTGCCGGAGATTGCTGCGGCGGGCGTCGGCTGCCTGAAGATCGAGGGCCGCAAGAAGAAGCCCGAGTTCGTCGCCACGGTGACGAAGGGCTATCGCGAGTTCCTCTCGCGCGTGGAGCGCGGGACCTTCGCCGCGCCGAGCTTCGAGGAAGTCCAGCCGCTCGTCCAGATCTTCTCGCGCGGCTTCACGGGCGGGATGTACGGTGGCCGCGCGGGACGCGACTACATCACGCGCACGCAGCCGGACAACCGCGGCCTGGAGCTGGGCGTCGTGGTTGGCTTCGAGAAGGGCGAGGTGATTGTTGAGGTGCGCGCGCCGATTGCCGAGCGCGACGGGCTTGGCTTTGAGCCGCCAGCGGGCGGGCACCTCGAGAGCACGGGCTTCCAGGCGGGACCCGTACGGACCCTCGCGCAGCGCGACGGCTTGTGGCGCCAGGCCATCAAGGCGCGCCGGCCGGTGCCCGTGGGTTGGACGGTCGTGCGCAACGCGCAGGTGGCGTTGCTGGAAGAGGCACGCGAGAGTTTCGCGCAGGTGGGGCAGGGTGCGCGCCGTCGGCGTAGCGGGCTCAGCGTGCGTTGCTTTGGCGCCGCGGGCGGTCCGCTCAAGGCCATCTTCACCGCAGGTGGCGATGCGGTCGAACTGCGCAGCGAGATGGCACTCGCGCCGGCCAGCAAGCGCGCGCTCGACGCCGCGCAGCTGCGCGAGCAGTTCGGGCGACTCGGGGAGTCGTCGTTCGTGCTCGGCGACTGCGACGTGTCTGGCCTCGCCGCCGGGCTGTTCCTGCCCGTGTCCGAGTTGAATCGGATGCGCCAGGCGGCCGTGGAGGAGTTGGAGCAGCGGCGTGGCTGGGCGCGCGAGGCGGATCTCGCCGCGCGCCGAGAGCGCATTGCCGAGGCGGCGGTCACGCTGCTGCGCGACGCCATACCGTCCGCACGGCTGCCCGTGGCTGCGCCGTCCCCCGAGGCTGCGCCGTTCCCCGAGGCCGCGGCGTCCCCCGAGGTCGCACCGCATCGCGAGACTGCCCCCCTGCTGATCGCCGAGGTCTGGCGTATCGCCGACGCCGACGCCGCCTTGGCCGCCGGCGCCGATGAGATCGTGTTCGACCCCTTCCTCCGCCACCCATTCCCACCGGTCTCGCAGGTGCAGGCTCTCGTTGCTCGCACCGCGGCGGCAGGCAAGCGGTTCCGCCTGCGGCTGCCCAGCGTCGTGCGGCCCGAGGAACGCAAGCGACTCGACAAGTGGCTGGCGCTCGGGACGCCGGTGCTCTCTGGCCACCTTGGCTTGCTTGCGGAACTCGCCACCACGGGGCGCGACGTGCGCGGTGACTACGCGACCAACGTGTTCAACGCGCAGACGGCGGCCGCGCAGTTCGGACTTGGGGCGAGCGGGCTCACGCTCTCCGTCGAACTCACCACCGAGGAAATCGCGCAGGTCGTGGCGCCGTGGCAGGGCGCGGGCTTCGAGGTGTTCCTGTTCGGTCGCCCCGAAGGTATGACCCTGGAGCACTGCGTGCTCAGCGCGGCCTTCGACCGCACGCCGACCCACTGCCGCGATCTCTGCACGAAGCAGCACACGGACACACGGCTCACGGACCCGGCCGGCTACGTGTTCCCGGTCGCCACCGACTATGCCTGCCGCAATCGTCTGCTGCACTCGCGCCCGGTGGAGGGCAGCGAATTCCTGCCGCGGCTCCTGGCGGCAGGCGTCCGGCGATTCCGCCTGGTCTTCAACCTGCCGGGTGACGATGTCGCGGCAACGGTCGCCGCGTACCGCGTCGCGCTGGACGCCGCCGCGTCAGGAGGCCGCCTGTCCCGCCGGCCCCGCGACGTTGTTGGCAACGAGATCACGCGCGGTCACTTCGCGAGGGCGGTCTAA